One Thermofilum sp. genomic window carries:
- a CDS encoding (Fe-S)-binding protein, which yields MSNTAQAFLQNFERKLNRSLKYYLDICARCGACSDACHMYVATRDPVHAPAYRMELIRRLYKSAHSPLRMFPRLIGADGVDEKFIQDLSRAVWECTGCRRCVAHCPFGIDVTVFFTAAKPALVAAGVNSPAPEIYSMVADAALERGRNVELYKGLFLEQVKSLEDQLRAETGDPTIEIPVGKKGARVLYVALAGSHTILPAAKIFHAAREDWTLSVFDAANYAFFLADTEKAKEIARNIVEEAKSLGVKVVVITECGHAYRVMKHLAPKWLGEEFPFEVKSIVEIIDEYIREGRIKLRKEAIKEPVTYHDPCQLARNGGVIEEPRRVLKAAVLDFREMTPNGEKNWCCGGGGGLVAVPDFEELRVKTGKKKAEQVRATGARIVATACENCKAQLKLLSERYNLGVQVVGVMDLVAEALSFS from the coding sequence GTGAGCAACACAGCTCAGGCGTTCCTTCAGAACTTCGAGCGCAAGCTGAACCGCAGCCTGAAGTACTACCTCGATATATGTGCAAGGTGCGGTGCTTGCAGTGACGCCTGCCACATGTACGTCGCGACGAGAGACCCTGTGCATGCTCCAGCCTATAGGATGGAGCTGATCAGGCGCCTCTACAAGAGTGCTCACAGCCCGCTGAGAATGTTCCCGCGGCTCATCGGCGCGGATGGCGTGGACGAGAAGTTCATTCAGGATCTCAGCAGAGCTGTGTGGGAGTGTACCGGTTGCAGGAGGTGCGTGGCTCACTGCCCCTTCGGCATAGACGTGACTGTCTTCTTTACTGCAGCGAAGCCGGCGCTGGTGGCGGCCGGAGTGAACAGTCCAGCCCCCGAGATCTACTCGATGGTCGCTGACGCTGCGCTTGAAAGAGGGCGAAACGTGGAGCTGTACAAGGGGCTCTTCCTCGAGCAGGTAAAGAGCCTTGAGGATCAGCTGAGAGCGGAGACCGGCGATCCCACGATCGAAATCCCCGTAGGGAAGAAGGGTGCCAGGGTTCTCTACGTTGCTCTGGCTGGCTCGCACACGATCTTACCAGCTGCCAAGATCTTCCACGCCGCTCGCGAGGACTGGACCCTCAGCGTTTTCGACGCAGCTAACTACGCTTTCTTCCTGGCAGACACGGAGAAGGCCAAAGAAATCGCGAGAAACATTGTAGAGGAGGCGAAGAGCCTTGGAGTTAAAGTCGTCGTAATAACGGAGTGCGGCCACGCTTACAGGGTTATGAAGCACCTAGCTCCAAAGTGGCTGGGCGAGGAGTTCCCCTTCGAAGTGAAGAGCATCGTGGAGATCATAGACGAGTACATCCGGGAGGGCAGGATAAAGCTCAGAAAGGAAGCCATCAAGGAGCCGGTCACCTACCACGATCCCTGCCAGCTGGCAAGGAACGGCGGGGTCATCGAGGAGCCGAGGAGAGTCTTGAAAGCCGCCGTACTCGACTTCAGAGAGATGACGCCGAACGGGGAGAAGAACTGGTGCTGCGGTGGCGGCGGCGGCCTCGTGGCGGTGCCTGACTTCGAAGAGCTCAGAGTTAAGACCGGGAAGAAGAAAGCCGAGCAGGTGAGAGCTACGGGAGCCCGGATCGTGGCAACAGCTTGCGAGAACTGCAAGGCACAGTTAAAGCTCCTGAGCGAGCGCTACAACCTCGGAGTTCAGGTCGTCGGAGTAATGGATCTCGTAGCCGAAGCCCTCAGCTTCAGCTAG
- a CDS encoding ABC transporter substrate-binding protein, with protein MSEESKGKAAPAGKKLSISALVPLLAVFIVGLLIGFALAGVFGAQQAAQAVAPQEKRTISIGFTLPLSGELSSIGKVWEKVVYLAIEDLNAEVQAYGFNVEFKPVILDDATSAEGALRNVQTFAQQGIKVIIGPAASSQVKAVKSFVDSNEIVLISPSSTAPTLAIPGDFVFRTVGSDAGQAKVLAVLAFQEGARKVVVFHRNDEYGNAFADFFEKYFKELGGTAVKMPYQTGLSDYAAEVASLASRVQAEKADAVVLISFDTDGGNILSHAAKSPVLSAVRWFISEGPHGAAELKAQAVGEFAAKVKLLGTRPLFIGNPLYEDFKARLKSKYGVDATVFCDTLYDAVKLAGWAILRAGSSDGKAIRAALVEVAKTYYGPSGWTIFDESGDKANQDYGVWAIVRTAAGYDFKDVGVYERGSIVFLEKPYP; from the coding sequence ATGAGTGAAGAGAGTAAAGGGAAAGCTGCCCCCGCGGGGAAAAAGCTCAGCATTTCAGCGCTGGTGCCGCTCTTAGCAGTCTTTATAGTCGGGTTGCTCATCGGCTTCGCCTTAGCGGGCGTCTTCGGAGCCCAGCAGGCTGCTCAGGCTGTTGCCCCGCAGGAGAAGAGAACGATCAGCATAGGCTTCACGCTCCCCCTCTCCGGAGAGCTCTCGTCCATCGGCAAGGTGTGGGAGAAGGTCGTGTACCTCGCGATCGAGGATCTCAACGCGGAGGTTCAAGCTTACGGCTTCAACGTAGAGTTCAAGCCAGTCATCCTCGACGACGCCACGTCAGCTGAAGGAGCCTTGAGGAACGTGCAAACCTTCGCGCAGCAGGGAATCAAAGTGATCATAGGCCCGGCAGCCAGCTCGCAGGTTAAGGCTGTCAAGAGCTTCGTGGACAGCAACGAAATCGTGCTGATCTCACCATCCTCGACCGCGCCCACGCTCGCCATTCCCGGCGACTTCGTGTTCAGGACTGTCGGCTCCGACGCCGGGCAGGCTAAGGTTCTCGCGGTGCTGGCCTTCCAGGAGGGTGCGAGGAAGGTCGTGGTGTTCCACAGGAACGACGAGTACGGGAACGCGTTCGCGGACTTCTTCGAGAAGTACTTCAAGGAGCTGGGAGGAACAGCTGTGAAGATGCCCTACCAGACGGGGCTCTCGGACTACGCGGCCGAGGTCGCCAGCCTCGCTAGCAGGGTCCAAGCCGAGAAAGCTGACGCTGTGGTGCTGATATCCTTCGACACGGACGGCGGCAACATCCTGAGCCACGCGGCGAAATCTCCGGTACTCTCAGCTGTGCGCTGGTTCATCTCTGAGGGGCCCCACGGGGCAGCAGAGCTCAAAGCACAAGCAGTAGGCGAGTTCGCGGCGAAAGTGAAACTGCTCGGCACAAGGCCTCTCTTCATAGGTAACCCGCTGTACGAGGACTTCAAGGCTAGGCTGAAGTCGAAGTACGGTGTCGACGCGACAGTGTTCTGCGATACTCTGTACGATGCGGTGAAGCTGGCCGGCTGGGCGATCCTCAGGGCAGGAAGCAGCGATGGGAAAGCTATCCGCGCTGCTCTCGTGGAGGTGGCGAAAACGTACTACGGCCCGAGCGGCTGGACGATCTTCGACGAGAGCGGCGACAAAGCCAACCAGGACTACGGCGTCTGGGCTATCGTGAGGACCGCGGCCGGCTACGACTTCAAGGACGTCGGCGTCTACGAGAGAGGCTCGATAGTCTTCCTGGAGAAACCTTACCCGTAG
- a CDS encoding branched-chain amino acid ABC transporter permease: MLPGYPYSILNSLQYFLFYLLFSVPLTLSYRTSKVLNFSHSNFIAYGMYTAIFLHGLAGNRSFLVAAMAAFLVGGSIALLNHLAVFRPLERRRASPAFVMIASMGLWIMYNYLLYMLADVAHAFTMKNFISYGRIDYADIPDLRILDFAVDHSLLASLASATAFGTALYLLLMKTSLGRAMRAVADNPALAEISGIPREKVLRFTWFLCGGAAAVGGVLWTSFSGTITPASADAMILQVFAVSFIGGLVSLSRTILGALAISLAENVGIAALNTFFGIPTSFRPFITFVTLLTVLIVSPPLGAAGGLPYRFRRKVGGGR, from the coding sequence ATGCTACCGGGGTACCCGTACTCAATACTGAATTCTTTACAGTACTTCCTCTTCTACCTCCTCTTCTCCGTACCCTTGACGCTCAGCTACAGGACTAGCAAGGTGCTGAACTTCTCGCACTCGAACTTCATCGCTTACGGGATGTACACCGCTATCTTCCTGCACGGTTTGGCCGGCAACCGGAGCTTCCTGGTAGCGGCTATGGCAGCGTTCCTCGTCGGCGGCTCCATCGCGCTGCTCAACCACCTAGCGGTTTTCAGACCTCTCGAGCGGAGAAGAGCGTCGCCAGCGTTCGTCATGATAGCCTCGATGGGGCTGTGGATCATGTACAACTACCTGCTCTACATGCTGGCCGACGTAGCCCACGCTTTCACAATGAAGAACTTCATCTCGTACGGCAGGATCGACTACGCGGACATCCCGGACTTGAGAATCCTCGACTTTGCTGTAGACCACTCGCTACTAGCGAGCCTAGCATCTGCCACAGCTTTCGGCACCGCGCTTTACCTCCTCTTAATGAAGACTTCGCTGGGCCGCGCGATGCGGGCTGTGGCGGATAACCCCGCGCTAGCTGAAATCTCCGGCATACCCCGCGAGAAGGTCTTGAGGTTCACCTGGTTCCTGTGCGGTGGCGCGGCGGCAGTGGGGGGCGTGCTGTGGACTAGCTTCTCGGGGACGATCACGCCGGCGTCAGCTGACGCGATGATCCTCCAGGTTTTCGCGGTGAGCTTCATCGGGGGGCTCGTCTCCCTCTCGAGAACCATTCTGGGGGCTCTCGCGATCTCCCTAGCGGAGAACGTCGGCATCGCAGCCTTAAACACGTTCTTCGGCATCCCCACGAGCTTTAGACCATTCATCACGTTCGTCACTCTCCTCACAGTACTCATCGTTTCCCCGCCTTTAGGAGCCGCAGGTGGGCTTCCCTACAGGTTCAGGAGGAAGGTGGGTGGTGGGCGATGA
- a CDS encoding 4Fe-4S dicluster domain-containing protein encodes MRLAHLWDQSKCIGCGACVAACNAANYESTDAPNPTWGGLRTNILRITFDLEAKPYLLLVQCQHCENAPCVSVCPTGASYVDGDGLVKIKPELCIGCKYCMTACPYGMRWLEPETGLPRKCMSEECLDRLKAGLQPVCVTVCPASARAFGDLDDPGSEVSKRLRGGRVIRLLANKGTRPKYFVVVGR; translated from the coding sequence ATGAGGCTGGCGCACCTCTGGGATCAGAGCAAGTGCATCGGCTGCGGCGCGTGCGTTGCGGCTTGCAACGCCGCGAACTACGAGTCTACCGACGCCCCTAACCCGACCTGGGGAGGGCTCAGGACCAACATCTTGAGGATAACATTCGACCTGGAGGCTAAGCCGTACCTCCTGCTCGTACAGTGCCAGCACTGCGAGAATGCGCCCTGCGTCTCCGTTTGCCCGACGGGGGCTTCCTACGTGGACGGCGACGGTCTCGTGAAGATTAAGCCAGAGCTCTGCATAGGCTGCAAGTACTGTATGACCGCCTGCCCCTACGGAATGAGGTGGCTGGAGCCCGAGACAGGGCTCCCGCGGAAGTGCATGTCCGAGGAGTGCCTGGACAGGCTCAAAGCGGGCCTTCAACCTGTCTGCGTGACGGTGTGCCCGGCTAGTGCTAGGGCGTTCGGCGACCTGGATGACCCGGGAAGCGAGGTAAGCAAGAGGTTGAGGGGCGGCAGGGTGATCAGACTGCTCGCCAACAAGGGTACTAGACCTAAGTACTTCGTGGTGGTGGGGAGATGA
- a CDS encoding DsrE/DsrF/DrsH-like family protein: MKKLCIVVANDTLENAMMSLIIASTAAAMGVETHIFYTFWGLNLLKKGGLEKAKLGKMSLFTGMMKSRMKAKNIPGPEELLKAAVATGNVHLHACSTTAELMNIKKEDMIPEVEDVIGAATFLELAKDGQIIFLT, encoded by the coding sequence ATGAAGAAGCTCTGCATAGTTGTAGCCAACGACACGCTAGAGAACGCTATGATGAGCCTGATCATAGCCTCCACTGCGGCCGCGATGGGTGTTGAGACTCACATCTTCTACACGTTCTGGGGACTTAACCTCTTGAAGAAGGGCGGGCTGGAGAAAGCTAAGCTCGGGAAGATGTCGCTGTTCACAGGTATGATGAAGAGCAGGATGAAGGCGAAGAACATCCCGGGCCCTGAAGAGCTGCTTAAAGCCGCTGTAGCTACGGGTAATGTTCACCTACATGCGTGCTCTACGACAGCCGAGCTTATGAACATAAAGAAAGAGGATATGATTCCGGAGGTTGAGGACGTGATAGGAGCTGCCACCTTCCTCGAGCTAGCTAAAGACGGCCAGATAATCTTCCTCACGTAG
- a CDS encoding Lrp/AsnC family transcriptional regulator — MDKLDLEILRALAENPRASCRSIARKLGVSPSTVARRIKQMTSKGVIKGFAIVLGQDFVSAASCFALLVKVKGGFEPREVGEKLKTIPELCRIYVTAGRHDIICFFSSTSRDETARIISRVKSTEGVAEVEPYTILYHVKDESFFTPSPNLLAKILPPSG, encoded by the coding sequence GTGGACAAGCTCGATCTAGAAATCCTCAGAGCTTTAGCGGAGAACCCTCGAGCATCGTGCAGAAGCATCGCGAGAAAGCTGGGTGTATCTCCCTCCACGGTAGCGAGGAGGATTAAGCAGATGACCAGTAAGGGGGTCATCAAAGGCTTCGCTATAGTGCTCGGCCAAGACTTTGTAAGCGCAGCTAGCTGCTTCGCCCTCCTGGTCAAGGTGAAAGGCGGCTTCGAGCCCAGAGAGGTTGGGGAGAAGCTGAAGACCATTCCCGAGCTCTGCAGGATCTACGTAACGGCGGGGAGACACGACATTATCTGCTTCTTCTCCAGCACAAGCAGGGACGAGACAGCCAGGATAATCTCCAGGGTGAAATCCACGGAAGGCGTTGCTGAAGTAGAGCCCTACACTATTCTCTATCACGTGAAGGATGAGAGCTTCTTCACGCCGTCACCGAATCTTCTCGCGAAGATCCTCCCTCCCTCAGGCTAA
- a CDS encoding sulfurtransferase TusA family protein, protein MSEEIRVDRVLDTSGLSCPMPVVKTAKEIGQVPVGGILKVIATDPGSLSDIPAWAKSQGHEVVKVEKESGRFVFYVKRTK, encoded by the coding sequence ATGAGCGAGGAGATTAGGGTCGACCGGGTGCTGGACACTTCAGGACTCTCCTGCCCCATGCCCGTGGTGAAAACGGCCAAGGAGATAGGCCAGGTCCCCGTAGGGGGGATTCTCAAAGTTATCGCCACAGACCCCGGCTCGCTCTCGGACATCCCGGCGTGGGCAAAAAGCCAAGGTCATGAAGTAGTGAAAGTCGAAAAAGAGTCTGGTAGGTTCGTCTTCTACGTGAAGAGAACGAAGTAG
- a CDS encoding branched-chain amino acid ABC transporter permease, producing the protein MIDILGFLVSWLTLLGIYSILALSLNFESGVSGVTNFGKVLFYGVGAYVAAALSTYLLLAIYGIDTSETPPYDIKGIIALGHLSTRNPLVNLGLFALTLILAFLVAGALGYLLTYPILRVGPAFVGFTLLSSGELMRIFLQHYTPLGASKGLMAIPNPFAWVPVPRLREALFLAVVLSLLALVYLVLNRLVNSPFGRALKAVRDDEIAALCLGKHVPRIKATVLFIGSGFSGVAGALLAYYLTAVNPDMFVPAVTFNVWAMIILGGLGNLKGSLVGAAVFTLLDRLLTFVTPQIGLTVVSPDYIRWFAVGLLIVVLIIARPQGLLPEEPVKTPALEEALRAAGESSG; encoded by the coding sequence ATGATCGACATCTTAGGTTTCCTGGTCAGCTGGCTCACGCTCCTCGGGATATACTCGATTCTAGCACTCTCCCTAAACTTCGAGTCAGGGGTCAGCGGCGTGACCAACTTCGGAAAGGTTCTCTTCTACGGGGTCGGAGCCTACGTCGCCGCAGCTCTCTCGACGTACCTCCTCCTCGCGATCTACGGGATCGATACCTCGGAAACCCCACCCTACGACATCAAGGGCATCATTGCCCTGGGGCATCTCTCGACCCGCAACCCCCTGGTGAACTTAGGGCTTTTCGCCCTGACCCTGATCTTGGCTTTCCTCGTGGCTGGCGCGCTGGGCTACCTGCTTACATACCCCATCCTGCGCGTAGGCCCCGCTTTCGTCGGCTTCACGCTCCTCAGCTCTGGAGAGCTCATGAGAATCTTCCTGCAGCACTACACCCCGCTCGGCGCGAGCAAAGGCCTCATGGCTATCCCGAACCCCTTCGCCTGGGTGCCGGTTCCGCGCCTGAGAGAAGCGCTCTTCCTCGCTGTGGTGCTGTCCCTCCTCGCGCTGGTCTACCTGGTGCTCAACCGGCTGGTGAACAGCCCCTTCGGGCGCGCTCTTAAAGCTGTGCGAGACGATGAGATCGCTGCGCTCTGCCTCGGGAAGCACGTTCCGAGGATAAAGGCTACGGTGCTCTTCATCGGCTCAGGCTTCTCCGGCGTCGCGGGAGCACTCCTAGCGTACTACCTGACGGCCGTGAACCCCGACATGTTCGTCCCAGCTGTAACGTTCAACGTCTGGGCGATGATCATACTGGGCGGGCTCGGCAACCTCAAGGGCTCGCTGGTCGGGGCCGCGGTCTTCACGCTCCTGGACAGGCTGCTCACCTTCGTGACTCCGCAGATCGGCTTAACGGTGGTCTCGCCCGACTACATAAGGTGGTTCGCCGTAGGCTTGCTCATCGTGGTGCTGATCATTGCGAGACCGCAGGGCCTCCTTCCGGAGGAGCCTGTTAAGACGCCTGCGTTAGAGGAAGCGCTGAGAGCGGCAGGTGAGAGCAGTGGCTAG
- the nrfD gene encoding NrfD/PsrC family molybdoenzyme membrane anchor subunit → MMFQEIWDPWLIGPFLWFAGIAGMGSVAYSLLRLFKIEEKLKELSLVIFASVVLGLVFVIADLSRPANMPAAILSSLAQGIFIAKLTESWMTLGITLLFLLLILSFLLTLRHAAVPALAKLTDAKWYLVLLALIGFLVTVYSGFLISSAPGIPFWNTALIPVLWVLSASICAIAVLKILVHSEHVSRFLTRAGLGLDIGELLALVALLNVPLYAGPEAARASAAALLVGPLAPAFWLGVVLVGVLAPMALGFLLMRKEDRKLGVAAASLYLVGALLLRVLVIQAGIFEPLHL, encoded by the coding sequence ATGATGTTCCAGGAGATTTGGGACCCCTGGCTTATAGGGCCGTTCCTCTGGTTCGCCGGAATAGCGGGAATGGGCAGCGTCGCGTACTCTCTCTTAAGGCTCTTCAAGATCGAGGAGAAGCTGAAGGAGCTCTCGCTAGTTATCTTCGCGTCGGTCGTGCTCGGCTTAGTCTTCGTTATCGCCGACCTCTCCAGGCCCGCGAACATGCCGGCCGCAATCTTATCCTCTCTAGCTCAAGGGATCTTCATCGCGAAGCTAACCGAGTCGTGGATGACCCTCGGCATCACGCTCCTCTTCTTGCTCCTCATCCTCTCCTTCCTGCTGACCCTTAGGCATGCAGCAGTACCCGCGCTCGCTAAGCTCACGGACGCTAAGTGGTACCTAGTCCTCTTAGCGCTCATCGGGTTCCTCGTTACAGTGTACAGCGGTTTCCTGATCTCCAGCGCGCCAGGCATCCCCTTCTGGAACACAGCTCTCATCCCAGTCCTCTGGGTGCTCAGCGCTTCAATCTGCGCTATAGCCGTCCTGAAGATCCTCGTGCACAGCGAACACGTGTCCAGGTTCTTGACGAGAGCCGGGCTAGGGCTAGACATCGGGGAACTCCTCGCTCTCGTCGCTCTCCTCAACGTCCCGCTCTACGCTGGCCCCGAGGCGGCGCGTGCCAGCGCAGCTGCTCTGCTGGTCGGGCCGCTCGCCCCCGCGTTCTGGCTCGGAGTGGTGCTTGTCGGCGTCTTAGCGCCGATGGCGCTCGGCTTCCTACTGATGAGAAAAGAGGATAGAAAGCTGGGTGTGGCGGCCGCTAGCCTCTACTTAGTCGGCGCTCTGCTGCTGAGAGTACTCGTAATCCAGGCCGGAATCTTCGAGCCACTACACCTTTAA
- a CDS encoding respiratory nitrate reductase subunit gamma, producing MQVFSFLLLAVTPYVAVAIFLAGIAYRLLSWLRVPPPAVRFLLHPAPKSTLGSLLAVVKQFLFYPSLMSVNPKLWLAAWTGHMALFGALIGHGRLITEYTFVFGPLGMDKHAIDQFSFMAGSIAGLIMLAAFTFLLLRRFRGLLRKLSTPEDYFALSLVLGLVITGLMMRFATHIDVEAMRLYFWELATFRPQHLPENPFFMAHYALAQLLLAYFPFGKLMHSIGSLLTNSVTRWKM from the coding sequence GTGCAGGTTTTTTCTTTCTTGCTGCTAGCTGTGACACCCTACGTAGCCGTTGCGATCTTCCTCGCAGGCATCGCATACAGGCTGCTCTCATGGCTTAGAGTGCCTCCGCCGGCCGTGAGGTTCCTCCTTCACCCGGCACCGAAAAGCACGCTAGGCTCGCTGCTAGCGGTCGTGAAGCAGTTCCTCTTCTACCCGTCTCTCATGTCCGTTAACCCGAAGCTCTGGCTGGCGGCGTGGACCGGCCACATGGCGCTCTTCGGCGCTCTCATCGGCCATGGGCGGCTGATCACAGAGTACACGTTCGTATTCGGCCCTCTAGGCATGGACAAGCACGCGATAGACCAGTTCTCCTTCATGGCTGGGAGCATAGCCGGACTCATCATGCTCGCAGCCTTCACGTTCCTGCTGCTCAGGAGGTTCAGGGGGCTACTGAGGAAGCTTTCGACCCCCGAGGACTACTTCGCTCTATCCCTCGTCCTCGGCCTTGTCATTACAGGTCTGATGATGAGGTTTGCAACCCACATCGATGTTGAAGCGATGAGACTGTACTTCTGGGAGCTAGCCACCTTTAGGCCGCAGCACTTGCCGGAAAACCCGTTCTTCATGGCTCACTACGCCCTGGCTCAATTACTCTTAGCGTACTTCCCCTTCGGTAAGCTGATGCACTCGATCGGCTCGCTCCTCACCAACAGCGTTACGAGGTGGAAGATGTGA
- a CDS encoding SagB/ThcOx family dehydrogenase, producing the protein MLGESGERVELLLPLPAPRSKVALEEAILLRRSVREWARSPLSLEDLALILWAAQGLAGHDGWPRRTAPSAGATYPLELYAVLGEEGVRVGGSFAEAGVYKYRWMRHSLALVREGDVRRELWAASLRQEWVLEAPVSIVICAVHRRTTRRYGERGERYVYMEAGHAGQNIYLMVAALNLGTVAVGAFDDAAVARVIRAQAEEHPLYIFPVGVPEKPSKGRFEELWKLLTESRKRGKG; encoded by the coding sequence ATGCTCGGTGAGAGCGGAGAAAGAGTAGAGCTTCTCCTCCCCTTACCGGCGCCGCGATCCAAGGTTGCGCTGGAGGAAGCGATACTGCTCAGGAGAAGTGTCAGAGAGTGGGCTCGCAGCCCGCTCTCTCTGGAAGACTTGGCGCTGATTCTTTGGGCTGCTCAAGGGCTCGCGGGGCATGACGGCTGGCCCCGGCGCACCGCTCCGAGCGCCGGGGCTACGTACCCGCTAGAGCTCTACGCAGTTCTCGGAGAGGAAGGGGTCAGGGTGGGGGGAAGCTTCGCCGAGGCTGGCGTCTACAAGTACAGGTGGATGCGCCACAGCTTGGCGCTCGTGAGAGAGGGGGACGTGCGCAGAGAGCTTTGGGCTGCCTCGCTGAGGCAGGAGTGGGTTCTCGAGGCGCCGGTGAGCATCGTCATCTGCGCTGTGCACAGGCGGACGACGCGGAGGTACGGTGAGCGTGGTGAGAGGTACGTGTATATGGAGGCTGGCCACGCAGGCCAGAACATCTACTTGATGGTAGCTGCGCTCAACCTAGGCACAGTAGCAGTAGGCGCTTTCGACGACGCCGCTGTGGCAAGGGTTATCCGGGCACAAGCCGAGGAGCACCCCCTCTACATCTTCCCGGTCGGGGTACCTGAGAAGCCTTCTAAGGGGAGGTTTGAAGAGCTGTGGAAGCTTCTCACAGAGTCTCGGAAGAGAGGAAAGGGGTAG
- a CDS encoding ATP-dependent DNA ligase: MRVLVVLFEELVELASLLESTASRNEKVSRLAAALKGLDPEEAAIVVRLITGEIFPAYSGLELGVGYSTLLEAVRGTSGVVPLDQRKLSVREVYESLVKVANASGEDSRNRKLRALRSVIAGMSRREVEFLARFLLGEPRLGAREGIILEALARAVSAQLEEVRRAYMFSGDLGDLAQLLLSGVSPSEVRLRLFHPVKPMLAEMARSLREALRESGGRAALEFKYDGVRLQVHKRGGEVRLFTRRLTDVTSSLPDVVELVLEHVKAEEAVIDCEAVSFKDGKPLRFQDLVRRVRRKEDVRRMAEEMPFEIKAFDVLYLDGRVLVDEPYEERWKLLEGVASPEILIERVVTGDLGEAESFYRRSLEAGNEGVMVKRLDSPYTPGVRGRYWFKVKPAETLDLVIVGAEWGHGRRRGWLSDYYLAARNPETGEFLIVGKTFKGLTDTEFEEITRKLLELKVRDEGWRVWVKPSIVAEVAFSEVQKSPKYRSGYALRFARIIRLRPDKQPEEAATIHDVRRIYEEQFLSKAKAE; encoded by the coding sequence GTGAGAGTACTGGTCGTGCTCTTCGAGGAGCTGGTCGAGCTGGCGAGCCTGCTCGAGTCCACAGCCTCGAGGAACGAGAAAGTATCCCGCTTAGCGGCTGCCCTTAAGGGTCTGGACCCCGAGGAGGCGGCTATAGTGGTTAGGCTGATCACTGGGGAGATCTTTCCCGCCTACTCAGGGCTAGAGCTCGGTGTGGGCTACAGCACTCTTCTCGAAGCTGTGCGGGGAACCTCGGGAGTGGTCCCGCTGGACCAGCGGAAGCTGAGCGTAAGGGAGGTTTACGAGTCCCTAGTTAAGGTCGCGAACGCCTCCGGCGAGGACTCGAGGAACAGGAAGCTGAGAGCTCTGCGCTCGGTTATCGCGGGGATGAGCCGGAGGGAGGTAGAGTTCTTGGCGCGCTTCCTTCTCGGCGAGCCGCGCCTGGGGGCTCGCGAGGGCATCATCCTGGAGGCGCTGGCGAGAGCTGTTTCAGCGCAGCTCGAGGAGGTGAGGAGGGCCTACATGTTTTCCGGAGATCTCGGCGACCTGGCGCAGCTGCTGCTGAGCGGTGTGAGCCCTTCGGAGGTTAGGCTCCGCCTCTTCCACCCCGTTAAGCCGATGCTCGCTGAGATGGCGAGAAGCCTGCGGGAGGCGCTGCGCGAGAGCGGTGGGAGAGCCGCTCTAGAGTTCAAGTACGATGGCGTGAGGCTCCAGGTTCACAAGAGAGGCGGGGAAGTGCGCTTGTTCACGAGAAGGCTGACCGACGTCACCTCAAGCCTACCGGATGTCGTGGAGCTCGTGCTGGAGCACGTGAAGGCCGAGGAGGCTGTGATCGACTGCGAAGCAGTGAGCTTCAAGGATGGGAAGCCGCTGCGGTTCCAGGACCTGGTGAGGAGAGTGCGGAGGAAGGAGGACGTGAGGAGGATGGCTGAGGAGATGCCTTTCGAGATCAAAGCATTCGACGTGCTCTACCTCGACGGCCGCGTTCTAGTGGATGAGCCCTACGAGGAGAGGTGGAAGCTTCTCGAGGGGGTCGCTAGCCCCGAGATCCTGATCGAGAGGGTAGTTACGGGGGATCTCGGCGAGGCGGAGTCGTTCTACAGGAGGAGCTTGGAGGCCGGCAACGAGGGCGTGATGGTGAAGCGGCTCGACTCTCCCTACACTCCGGGCGTGCGCGGCAGGTACTGGTTTAAAGTGAAGCCGGCGGAGACACTTGACCTGGTTATCGTTGGCGCCGAGTGGGGGCACGGCCGCAGGAGAGGCTGGCTGAGCGACTACTACCTGGCTGCCAGGAACCCTGAGACGGGAGAGTTCCTGATCGTTGGGAAAACGTTCAAGGGGTTGACGGACACTGAGTTCGAGGAGATTACAAGGAAGCTGCTGGAGCTGAAAGTGCGGGATGAGGGGTGGCGGGTCTGGGTGAAGCCTTCAATCGTTGCTGAAGTCGCTTTCAGTGAGGTGCAGAAAAGCCCCAAGTACAGGTCGGGGTACGCGCTCCGCTTCGCCAGGATTATCAGGCTCCGCCCGGATAAGCAGCCTGAAGAGGCTGCGACGATCCACGACGTCAGGAGGATCTACGAGGAGCAATTCCTCTCGAAAGCCAAGGCCGAGTAG